Genomic DNA from Peribacillus sp. ACCC06369:
AGTTCAGAAAAATTAAATACCTTACTGACAAAGAAGGATTTATTAAAGAGGAAAGATAAAAGCTCAAAAGCATTTTAATCATGTAGAAATTCAATAGATAACAAAGTTGCTTATTTTACATCAAAGAAAAAAAGTATTAGGAGTGATTTATTATGAAAACTGAAAAAGAGAAAATGTTAGCTGGAAAATTATATACAGCAATGGATGAAGAGCTTGGTAAGGATCATATAAAAGCACAGGAAATACTTGCAGAATTTAATTATCCTTAGTGGAAAACAAAAGCGACCTTTTAAAAAATTCATTTGGAAAAACTGGAGAAAATTTTTTGTGTAAAACCAACTTTTCGTTGTGACTATGGTTACAACATCTATGTTGGAGAGAATTTTTTTGCAAATTACGATTGTATCATATTAGATGTTTGCAAAGTTACTATCGGAGAGAATTGTATGATCGGACCAAGAGTATCCATATATACTGCAACCCACCCTTTAGATGCAGAAACAAGAATAACAGGGTTGGAATATGGCAAGCCAGTTACCATCGGCAATAATGTTTGGATTGGTGGTAGTGCAGTAATAAACCCAGGAGTAACGATAGGAGACAATGTTGTTATTGCGTCAGGTGCAGTAGTAACTAAAGATGTAACAGACAACGTTGTAGTTGGGGGTAATCCTGCAAAAATACTTAAACAAATTAAAGGATAAAATTGCACAATGATTTTCAAGCAGAAAGAATTAATTACAAGTAAAGTGATTGCATATACTGATAGACGAGTTCAACAATGCCAAAAATTCAGGATGCTTATCCCCACCTAAAGAGTGAAAACTTAATTACAAAGGCTAGAATTTAATTATTAAAACTGACAAGCAAACAGATTTAACACATTATGGTCTTCAGCGGATAATGGACATTTTTATACAATGGGGTACCGTCAGCAAAACGTTAATTTACAACGTTAAGGGGAACTGGATACAAAAATAGCTGATTTTTACCACGTTAAGGATGTAAACGGCTTTAGGACTATTCTTGATTTAAGGACCGCAATGATTCTAAGTTGGTAACTCCTTTTGGATCGAAGCGATACTCTCCAAGGAAGTTGATATGTTCCCATCCTAATGGAGATATATGCTTTAATAAATTCCCCGTAACATTCCTTTACTTTGAAGTAATTCGGTAGCTTTGCCTAGATAAACTGTCTTCCATACACTAATTGCATTAGTCAAGATGTTTAAAGCACCTGCACGAAGGAAATTAATTTTAAAGGGGATGTGCTTTATACTGAACTAGATAATGCGTCTGAAAATTTGTATCAAGCAAATTCTAAGATCTGAGAAAACCGATTTCTCCCGTATTGAGAAATCGGTTTTTTATTATTAATAAAAACTGCCTTAAATGTTTAGACTTAGCAAGTTTAAAGCTGCCCAAATAAATGATATGAATAAAATTACTTGACACATTTCTTCTACTTCGTAATACTATATATTAGTACTAAGTAACGATAAGTAGTTTGCGAGGAGGATATATGAAAAATTTAACGGAAATCCTTAAGGGAGTTCGTGATGGTGTGGTGCTCCAAAAGATTCAAACAGGAGAAACCGGAACCTACATGTACAGCTGCTGGATGGGAATGATCCGCGGTGTAATCATTTTGAAAGAAGCATAGGAGGAAGTAAAGCTCCATAAAGAAAATCGGTTGTATCCAATGGGGATAGCTGGTTTTAAAAATATTTAGAAAATCCAGTTGACAGTCCATGTAACACTGGATACCTACACCACTGAATAGTGAGGTTGCAAAATATTTTTAAGAAAAATAGTTGACACCTACGCTACTCGGTGTTACAGTGTACATGTAATGAGCAATACTGAATAGCATGATTTCTCAAAAGCTATACAGTAAAAATTTCGCTTAGTACTAAGTTATACTGAATATAAGTCAGACAAAATAGAGGAGGCTCTGAACATGGAAAATTTAACCGAAATGCTGAAGGGTTCGCTGGAAGGCTGCGTGCTGGAAATCATCAGCCGCCATGAAACCTATGGCTACGAGATTACCCGCCGCCTGAACGAGCTTGGGTTTACTGAAGTCGTGGAAGGGACGGTCTACACCATCCTCGTCCGATTAGAAAAGAAAAAACTGGTAACCATGAAAAAGAAACCGTCAGATATGGGGCCGCCCCGCAAGTTTTACTCACTTAATGAGGCTGGCCGCCAGGAACTTGAATTGTTTTGGCAGAAATGGGATTTTGTATCATCAAAAATCAACGTCTTGAAGTCAATCTAGCTTCATAAGATATTCCGTACGATATGTTTGGAGTGTCTTGTTCAGCTTTATAAAAAAGGAGGAAAAATAACATGATGGAAATGTTCAAAAAAATGATTGGTGAT
This window encodes:
- a CDS encoding PadR family transcriptional regulator produces the protein MENLTEMLKGSLEGCVLEIISRHETYGYEITRRLNELGFTEVVEGTVYTILVRLEKKKLVTMKKKPSDMGPPRKFYSLNEAGRQELELFWQKWDFVSSKINVLKSI